ATGAAAAAAGTACTAATTACTGGTTTTGAACCATTTGGTGGCGCGTCAATTAACCCTGCGCTAGAAGCGGTGAATAAACTGGCTCAAGCAAAGCTTGATGGTGGTGAGATTGTCGTATGTGAAGTGCCAGTCACTCGTTATGAGTCGGTAGATACGGTTATCGCAGCAATTGAACAACATCAACCAGATTTTGTTATCACGGTTGGTCAAGCAGCAGGTCGTGCTGGTATTACGCCTGAACGTGTCGCGATTAACGTGGATGATTTCCGTATTCCTGACAATGGGGGTAATCAACCAGTTGATGAGCCGGTTGTAGCCGACGGTCCAGATGCTTACTTTACGACTTTGCCAATCAAAGCAATCACACGCACGCTACAAGAAAACGGTATTCCATGCCAAGTATCGAACACGGCGGGTACTTTTGTGTGTAACCACTTATTCTATGGCGTACAGCATTACTTAAGTGGTAAGAATATTGCTCATGGTTTCGTGCATATTCCTCTATTGCCATCGCAAGATACCACCGGTAACCAAGCAACCATGTCGTTGGATGTGATTGTTGAAGGTTTACGTTTGGTTGCTCAGGCAACGATCGATAACAAACAAGATATTGCGATTACCGCAGGTCAAATCTGCTAAGTTCGACAACATCTATCTTGAGCCCGCCTTGTGCGGGCTTTTTCGTTTCTGAGAGTGATATCAATAGTAAAAAAGCAATTGTAAAAGAAGGTATCCAACTGGTTGAAACTTAACCATTGATGTAGAACACTAGTTCGATAGTTGTAAGGAAGCGAAAGGGTTAGGAGATAGGATGGCAAAAGTAGTGATTGTCACTGGAGGTGGTCGAGGCATTGGTGCGGCAACGTGCAAACTGTTGGCGAATCAAGGCTATTGGGTATGTGTGAACTACGTTAATGATGCTGAGTCCGCAGAAAGCGTAGTAACGGAAATACAACTGCAAGGTGGTGAAGCTTTTGCATTTCAAGCGAATGTCGCAGATGAACAGCAAGTGAAAGCGATGTTCAAAGCAGTAACCAGTCGATATGGTCGCGTCACTCACTTGGTCAATAATGCCGGTGTTCTTTCCTTACAATCCACTTTGGAAAACATCAGTTCAGAGCGTTTTCGCACTATTCTAGATACCAACGTCATGAGTTGTTTTCTTTGTAGTAAAGAGTTTATCAAACAGCTTCCAAGCGACGGTTCAATCGTCAATGTTTCTTCGGCGGCATCAAGAACAGGCGCGCCGTTTGAATATATTGATTATGCCGCATCTAAAGGCGCGATGGATTCGCTAACCAAAGGATTGTCTCTTGAGTTGGCAGAACGCAATATTCGGGTCAATGGTGTTCGACCTGGCTGCATTTATACGGAGATGCATGCCGATGGGGGCGAGCATGCAAGAGTTGACCGTTTAGCAAGTAAGATACCGCTCAAGCGAGGCGGGCGAGTTGAAGAAGTGGCTAGCGCGATAGCCTGGTTGCTAAGTGACGAAGCTTCATTTGTGACCGGATCATTTATTGATATTGCGGGCGGCAATTAACCTCAAGGAGTAGTACATGTTGGAATATAAGGAAATATCAAGCATTGCTGGTTATGAAATTGACCTACGTGATTTATTGATTGATAGCGTGGAACAGGGGGCGTCGATTGGTTTTGTATTACCTATTGAAAGCTCGCAAGCCGATGATTACTGGCTCAATGTGGAAGCGGATTTGAGAGAAGGTGAGCGAAAACTGTATATCGTGCTAGAACAGCAACACGTTATTGGCGCAGTGCAGTTGGGCTTATGCTCCAAAGCAAATGGTCGACATCGTGGCGAAGTAGAGAAGTTGATGGTCAAAACTCAGCACAGAGGCAAAGGGATCAGTAAACCGTTGATGAGCATGATGGAGCATTCGGCGCAAGAGTTGGGCGTTTCGCTGTTAGTGCTTGATACGCGTAAAGGAGACATGGCGTCATTGCTTTATCAACGCATTGGTTATCAACAAGTGGGTGAAATTCCGCAATTTGCCTTGAGCTCTAATGGTGAACTAGATGCGACCGTCTATTTTTACAAGCAATTGAGCTAACTACTACTGGGGTTGCGCCATATTGATAGAAATTGCTGATTAGTCCGATAACTTTAAGCAATTAGAGTTGTGGCACATGTTTCGCTAATCTTCTCATACTCAAAACAATAATGAATATGCAGAGTTAGTAATGACAAACAAAGCCTTGGTAGTGGAAGGTGGCGCAATGCGTGGCATTTTTGCCTGCGGCGTATTAGATGCTTTTATGGAGCAAGAGTTTAAACCCTATGATTTTGTAATAGGTGTTTCAGCTGGGGCATCTAACTTACTAGGCTACTTGTCTCACGCGCCGGGTCGAAGCTATCAAGTGATTACCGAGTTGGCGACCGATAAGCGCTTTTTTAACCGCGCTCGCTTTGCGCGTGGTGGTGATTTAGTCGATGTACGTTGGTTGATTGAAGAGTCTAATCATCGTTTTCCATTGGATGAAAATGCACTTTATCAAATCCCGATGTATGCGGCAGTGACGAACATTGAAACTGGCAATGCCGACTATTTTCAATTGAAACCCTGTAACCTAGAAAATGTGTTAGAGGCGACAACCGCACTGCCGATTGCCTACCGCACAACACCGTGTTTTTCAGGTGGCTGCTATACCGATGGTGGGGTAGCGGATTCTATTCCCGTTAAAGAAGCGTATCGTCGCGGTGCGCGTGATATTACCGTGGTGCTATCGCAACCGCTGAATTACAAGATGCGTCCAGCTCGCGCTCCTTGGCTAATGAAACGCTTGCTGGCTCGTTATCCAACGGTAGCGGAATCTATGTTAGTTCGAGCGGACAACTACAACCAATCGCTAGAGTTTATTCGTAATCCACCAAGTGATGCGACTATCCGTGTGATAGCCCCGCCCGATGAATTTGCCGTAAAACGTCTGACCATGAATCGAGCAGTGCTTGACCAAGGCTACCAGATGGGCTTAGATGCAGGTCAGCAACATATCGCAAGTCGCAATGGTACGCATGGTCTGGATGATCAGAATTGTCATTTTTGCTTGTAGAGTGAGAGGCGAGAGTTTAGATCTTAGAATTTAGAGTCGAGATCAAAGAGCTTAGAGTCGAGAACTGAGACAAAAGAATCGAGAAAGAACAAGGACGGTGAGATGAGTAAAGCGAAACTCTATTATGTTCATGATCCAATGTGTTCATGGTGTTGGGGTTATCAACCAACGTGGAAACAAATTGAGCAAACACTGGCTCATGATTTTGCGACCAGCTTGGAGATTCAATATTTGGTTGGCGGATTAGCCCCAGATAGTGATGAGCCAATGCCAGAAGAAATGCAGCGTCAAATCGCTTCCTATTGGCGTAAGATTGCTGATTATCTCGGTACGGAGTTTAACTATCAGTTCTGGACGGACAACACGCCACGTCGATCCACTTATCCCGCTTGTCGCGCAGTGCTCGCTGCGAGAAAACAAGGGGCAGAGCGAGCAATGATCAGTGCTATTCAAAAAGCGTATTACTTACGTGCTTTAAACCCAAGTGATACCCCAGTATTAGAACAGCTTGCTGCAGAGCTTCAACTCGATTGTGAAAAGTTTAGCCAAGATCTGCACAGTGAAAGCCTTAATCAAGCTATGCTGCGTGAAATCGCCTTCGCTCGCTCGATAGGTGGCAACAGCTTCCCTTCACTGTTTTTTGAGCGCGAAGGACAACTGGTTGAACTGGCGATTGACTATCAAAACGCCCAGCAAACGATCGAACAGATTCGACAACTTATGGCGAGTTAATGTTAACGGGTGAAGCTAGAGTAACGAGCTATTTAGCCTAGCCTGCAAAACATGCTGCGAGCTTGGCTATTTTCGGCTCGATGTCACTCAGAGACGTGTTGCCGTAACCCAGCACAACGCCACGCCAATCACGTCCATTGCTACCATCAGGTTCATAGTAGTTCAGCGTTCGCACTACGATATCTTGTTGCTCAGCTTTCATTCGCAGGGTTTCTTCATCAATGCCACCATGCCAACGCAGAGTGACGTGAAGACCGCTTGCTTGACTGATGATCTCGATATTAGCGCCGAAGTGCTTTTCAATCGCTTCGGTGATCGTTTGATGCTTCTGTTTATATAGACGTCGCATTTTGCGGATATGTCGCAATAGTTCCCCATCGGCAATAAAATCGGCTAAGGCATATTGCATATGTACAGGTGAATCTCCGGTTAGAGCATCTTTGATTTCATTGCATCTTGCCACTAAGTGCTCAGGCACCACCATATAGCCCAAACGTAAACCATTAAACATGACCTTGCTGAGTGAGCCAATATAGATAACGTGATCGTCTAGACCAATTTGCCCAGCTAAGCCTTGCATACTGGTATAGGGGCGGTGGGCAAATTGAAACTCGCTGTCATAATCATCCTCAATGATCCACCCTTTGTTCTGCTGAGCCCATTTAATGATCTTAAGCCGTTGTTCAGTATTAATGGTTGTCCCCATTGGATACTGGTTGCTAGGTGTGACATAGAGCGCTTTTGCTTTGGTAGCCAATAGTGCATTTATATCGAGTCCAGTAACAGGATGAACCGCAATAGGGTGTTTATTTAATTTAAACAGGCGGGCAACTTTATCCATTTGCACGTAACCTGGATATTCCAGTAATAGAGTATCTTGACTATTTAGTGTCGCCATTGCGGCGATAGAAAGGGCTTGCTGCGCGCCGCTGGTAATAATAATCCGCTCAGCATTGCACATTACCGAGCGACTAGCGGACAAGTAATCACTTAGCGCTTGGCGTAACTCATGACATCCTTGCACGTCATCATTACCTAATATTGACGGGCGTGAGGCGTGTATTTGCACATAACGCTGCCACTTTTTTAATGGGAACTGGCACAGGTCAGGTACTCCAGGAGCAAAAGCACGGTTTTTATTCAGGCTAACCGAGCTGATTAGCGCAGTTGGCTGAGAGTGATGTTCTGGAAGGTAATCATCTGGCAGTTCCAGTGAGACGTAGAACCCACTGCCTTTGCGGCTTTCAATATAGCCTTCAAATACCAATTGTTCATAGGTAGCTGAGACCGTATTGCGGCTAATTTTTAGTTCTTCGGCGAGCTTGCGTGTCGAAGGGATTTGACTCGCGGTAGCCCAGTATCCTTGTACGATTTTGCTTCGAATCGCGTCGAATAAACCTTGCTGCAGCGTTGTGCAGTTATCGGGCAGTTTTAGATCTCCAGTATCAATATGCGGCATGGCTGACTCTCGTAATTGGCTTTTATAACTGGATCTATATTTTAGCTAAAATTGGCTCTCCTGATAATGCCAGTTTGCGATTATATTGACTCTAAAGCAATGTTTATTAGGGAAGTTTATGTTATCCAATACGCCGCGTAGCACAGTCAAAAAAGCTGCTCATAAAGCGCAAGACAATGTCGAAACCTTGTATCAAGTGATTGATCACTCTTTGGTTGCGCATATCGCTATCAATCAAGAATCTGGTCCTGTTGTCATTCCTATGCTGGCATGGCGAGTTGACGACAAGGTCTATATTCATGGTGCTAACAATAGCCGTCTAATGCGTAACCTCGCGCAAGGTGAACAAACTTGTTTAACCTTTACCTTGTTTGACGGTTGGGTTCTGGCGCGTTCCGCATTTCATCACAGTGCGCATTACCGCTCAGCGGTTGTTTTTGGCAGTTTTGAGCGAGTTGAAGATCGTGGTGAGAAAGACCGCTTACTCAATCACTTTATTGAGCAGATTGCTCCAGGACGCTGTGAGGATATTCGCTTAAGTAGCGATAAAGAGCTTGATGCCACTATGCTGCTTGAGATTCCTTTAACCGAAGCTTCGGTTAAAATCAGTGGTGGAGAAGTGAATGACGATAACGCTGATTTAGATATACCAGCATGGGCGGGCTTCATCCCGTATAAGACCGTTGTTGGTCCACTAAAACCAAGCGCTACGTTGGCGCAGGGAATAAGCGAACCGAACTATTCAGATGCTTATGGGAATCGGTGGTTTGACAACATTGATACTCAAATATCTTAAGTATCAAGAGTGGTTGAAATAAATGTCAGTGATAGGTTAACACTTGTCGCTGACTACTCCATATCTAACATCACCCGAGGCATCTTGGGGGTAGTAGATTTCGACATGACATTTAGTGCTTGTAGTCGGTTTGTTCGGACCAAATCCAATAATAAATATTGGGTTAGCAGGGTTGCCACGGGATGGGCTGCTAATGGTAAAGTCATCGCCTAATATCAACCATTTCTCAA
The genomic region above belongs to Vibrio ponticus and contains:
- the pcp gene encoding pyroglutamyl-peptidase I, with the translated sequence MKKVLITGFEPFGGASINPALEAVNKLAQAKLDGGEIVVCEVPVTRYESVDTVIAAIEQHQPDFVITVGQAAGRAGITPERVAINVDDFRIPDNGGNQPVDEPVVADGPDAYFTTLPIKAITRTLQENGIPCQVSNTAGTFVCNHLFYGVQHYLSGKNIAHGFVHIPLLPSQDTTGNQATMSLDVIVEGLRLVAQATIDNKQDIAITAGQIC
- a CDS encoding SDR family oxidoreductase — protein: MAKVVIVTGGGRGIGAATCKLLANQGYWVCVNYVNDAESAESVVTEIQLQGGEAFAFQANVADEQQVKAMFKAVTSRYGRVTHLVNNAGVLSLQSTLENISSERFRTILDTNVMSCFLCSKEFIKQLPSDGSIVNVSSAASRTGAPFEYIDYAASKGAMDSLTKGLSLELAERNIRVNGVRPGCIYTEMHADGGEHARVDRLASKIPLKRGGRVEEVASAIAWLLSDEASFVTGSFIDIAGGN
- a CDS encoding GNAT family N-acetyltransferase, coding for MEYKEISSIAGYEIDLRDLLIDSVEQGASIGFVLPIESSQADDYWLNVEADLREGERKLYIVLEQQHVIGAVQLGLCSKANGRHRGEVEKLMVKTQHRGKGISKPLMSMMEHSAQELGVSLLVLDTRKGDMASLLYQRIGYQQVGEIPQFALSSNGELDATVYFYKQLS
- a CDS encoding patatin-like phospholipase family protein, producing MTNKALVVEGGAMRGIFACGVLDAFMEQEFKPYDFVIGVSAGASNLLGYLSHAPGRSYQVITELATDKRFFNRARFARGGDLVDVRWLIEESNHRFPLDENALYQIPMYAAVTNIETGNADYFQLKPCNLENVLEATTALPIAYRTTPCFSGGCYTDGGVADSIPVKEAYRRGARDITVVLSQPLNYKMRPARAPWLMKRLLARYPTVAESMLVRADNYNQSLEFIRNPPSDATIRVIAPPDEFAVKRLTMNRAVLDQGYQMGLDAGQQHIASRNGTHGLDDQNCHFCL
- a CDS encoding DsbA family protein yields the protein MSKAKLYYVHDPMCSWCWGYQPTWKQIEQTLAHDFATSLEIQYLVGGLAPDSDEPMPEEMQRQIASYWRKIADYLGTEFNYQFWTDNTPRRSTYPACRAVLAARKQGAERAMISAIQKAYYLRALNPSDTPVLEQLAAELQLDCEKFSQDLHSESLNQAMLREIAFARSIGGNSFPSLFFEREGQLVELAIDYQNAQQTIEQIRQLMAS
- the pdxR gene encoding MocR-like pyridoxine biosynthesis transcription factor PdxR, which translates into the protein MPHIDTGDLKLPDNCTTLQQGLFDAIRSKIVQGYWATASQIPSTRKLAEELKISRNTVSATYEQLVFEGYIESRKGSGFYVSLELPDDYLPEHHSQPTALISSVSLNKNRAFAPGVPDLCQFPLKKWQRYVQIHASRPSILGNDDVQGCHELRQALSDYLSASRSVMCNAERIIITSGAQQALSIAAMATLNSQDTLLLEYPGYVQMDKVARLFKLNKHPIAVHPVTGLDINALLATKAKALYVTPSNQYPMGTTINTEQRLKIIKWAQQNKGWIIEDDYDSEFQFAHRPYTSMQGLAGQIGLDDHVIYIGSLSKVMFNGLRLGYMVVPEHLVARCNEIKDALTGDSPVHMQYALADFIADGELLRHIRKMRRLYKQKHQTITEAIEKHFGANIEIISQASGLHVTLRWHGGIDEETLRMKAEQQDIVVRTLNYYEPDGSNGRDWRGVVLGYGNTSLSDIEPKIAKLAACFAG
- a CDS encoding pyridoxamine 5'-phosphate oxidase family protein; its protein translation is MLSNTPRSTVKKAAHKAQDNVETLYQVIDHSLVAHIAINQESGPVVIPMLAWRVDDKVYIHGANNSRLMRNLAQGEQTCLTFTLFDGWVLARSAFHHSAHYRSAVVFGSFERVEDRGEKDRLLNHFIEQIAPGRCEDIRLSSDKELDATMLLEIPLTEASVKISGGEVNDDNADLDIPAWAGFIPYKTVVGPLKPSATLAQGISEPNYSDAYGNRWFDNIDTQIS